From Martelella sp. AD-3, a single genomic window includes:
- a CDS encoding branched-chain amino acid ABC transporter permease — MIWLETLIQGLLLGGLYALFAAGLSLVFGIMRLVNLAHGDLIVLAAYLILGIGTAMGLNPFIAALIAMPIMFVLGYVLQTVLLNRVLGEDILPPLLVTFGLSVVIQNALLQQFTADSRKLPVGPIEAQSLSFGSVNVGIMPLITFASAILVILCLNRIFYRTALGRAFRATSDDPVTVQLMGIRPSRIFAVATGIAMVVATIAALYLGARANFDPSIGPARLLYAFEAVIIGGLGSLWGTLIGGLVIGVAQAFGAALNPQWQILAGHVAFVVVLLLRPRGLFPRAYD; from the coding sequence ATGATATGGCTTGAAACACTCATTCAGGGCTTGCTGCTCGGCGGATTGTACGCCCTGTTCGCCGCGGGGCTCAGCCTCGTCTTCGGCATTATGCGCCTGGTCAATCTGGCCCATGGCGATCTGATCGTGCTGGCCGCCTATCTGATCCTCGGCATCGGCACGGCCATGGGGCTGAACCCGTTCATCGCCGCGCTGATTGCCATGCCCATCATGTTCGTCCTCGGCTATGTGCTGCAGACCGTGCTTTTGAACCGCGTGCTGGGCGAGGACATCCTGCCGCCGCTGCTGGTCACCTTCGGGCTGTCCGTCGTCATCCAGAACGCGTTGCTGCAGCAGTTTACCGCCGACAGCCGCAAATTGCCGGTCGGTCCCATCGAGGCGCAGTCGCTGTCTTTCGGGTCGGTCAATGTCGGCATCATGCCACTGATCACCTTCGCCTCGGCCATACTGGTGATCCTCTGCCTGAACCGGATCTTCTACCGGACGGCGCTTGGCAGGGCGTTCCGGGCCACGTCCGATGATCCGGTGACGGTTCAGCTTATGGGAATCCGGCCAAGTCGCATTTTCGCGGTGGCGACGGGCATTGCCATGGTCGTCGCCACCATCGCCGCGCTGTATCTGGGCGCGCGCGCCAATTTCGATCCGTCCATCGGTCCCGCCCGCCTTCTCTATGCCTTCGAGGCGGTTATCATCGGCGGGCTCGGGAGCCTGTGGGGCACGCTGATCGGCGGGCTGGTCATCGGCGTTGCGCAGGCCTTCGGCGCGGCGCTGAACCCGCAATGGCAGATCCTGGCGGGCCATGTCGCCTTTGTTGTCGTGCTGCTGTTGCGGCCGCGCGGGCTGTTTCCGCGCGCCTATGATTGA
- a CDS encoding intradiol ring-cleavage dioxygenase, producing MSYFNETTSADTVNARMGPETDPRLAEVMTCLVRHIHDFAKEIQLTQDEWEYAIAFLTKTGQMCSQERQEFILLSDVLGVSMLVDAINNRRPEGATENTVFGPFHVDGAPIRQMGDNISLDGKGESCLFEGRVLDRDGHPIEGATVDVWSDNAEGYYDVQQPGIQPKWNNRGRFITGADGRYSFVGIKPVSYPIPDDGPVGQMLGHLGRHPYRPAHMHYLVTAPGYQKLVTHTFVGGDEYLESDAVFGVKKSLIAPYERVEGSTTQWRSPFDFVLVSL from the coding sequence ATGAGCTATTTCAACGAAACGACGTCAGCCGACACGGTCAACGCCCGCATGGGGCCTGAAACCGACCCGCGTCTTGCCGAAGTCATGACATGTCTCGTTCGCCACATTCATGACTTTGCCAAGGAAATCCAGCTGACGCAGGACGAGTGGGAGTATGCGATCGCCTTTCTGACCAAAACCGGCCAGATGTGCTCGCAGGAGCGGCAGGAATTCATTCTGCTGTCGGACGTTCTGGGCGTTTCCATGCTGGTCGACGCGATCAACAACCGGCGTCCCGAAGGCGCGACCGAGAACACCGTTTTCGGGCCGTTCCATGTCGACGGGGCGCCGATCCGGCAGATGGGCGACAATATCTCCCTGGACGGCAAGGGTGAAAGCTGCCTGTTCGAGGGCCGGGTGCTGGACCGCGACGGCCATCCGATCGAAGGCGCGACGGTGGACGTCTGGTCGGACAATGCCGAGGGCTATTATGACGTTCAGCAGCCGGGCATTCAGCCGAAATGGAACAATCGCGGACGGTTCATCACCGGGGCGGACGGCCGCTACAGCTTCGTCGGCATCAAGCCGGTCAGCTATCCGATCCCTGACGACGGGCCGGTGGGACAGATGCTCGGCCATCTCGGCCGCCACCCCTACCGCCCCGCGCATATGCACTATCTCGTCACCGCGCCGGGCTATCAGAAACTGGTGACACACACCTTTGTCGGCGGTGACGAATATCTGGAATCCGACGCGGTGTTCGGCGTCAAGAAATCGCTGATTGCGCCGTATGAGAGGGTTGAAGGCAGCACCACGCAATGGCGCTCTCCGTTCGACTTCGTCCTCGTATCATTGTGA
- a CDS encoding branched-chain amino acid ABC transporter permease, which produces MRKPLELLFVAILVAIMAIIPLFGLRALVQDLFMVLCLLVLALNWNMLAGFAGLVSVGQQLFVGVGAYSMFAAVILWGIDPLTGAVIGGVVAMALSVPVAFFTFRLNGAYFAIATWAVAEIGRLSIGQWRALGGGTGTALPRGAARDMPGVQLLRDVLDISGAAAVDVLTYWLALGLVVVMLVASWLFLRSRMGLGLQAMRDNPVAARSVGVDAVRLKALVFLLTAFGTGLCGALIFIQTGRIAPDAAFSVIDWTAFVIFIVVIGGIGTLPGPIVGVLVFYGLQRLLSDYGTVYLIVLGVIGIAIMLFEKRGLWGGLIQRTGFDLLPLEHIPPGPGPDKRTTT; this is translated from the coding sequence ATGAGAAAACCCCTGGAACTCCTCTTCGTTGCCATCCTCGTCGCCATCATGGCGATCATCCCGCTGTTCGGCCTGCGCGCGCTGGTGCAGGACCTGTTCATGGTGTTGTGCCTGCTGGTCCTGGCATTGAACTGGAACATGCTTGCCGGCTTTGCCGGCCTCGTCTCCGTCGGCCAGCAGCTTTTCGTCGGCGTCGGCGCCTATTCGATGTTCGCAGCCGTTATTCTGTGGGGGATTGATCCCCTGACCGGCGCGGTGATCGGCGGCGTGGTCGCCATGGCGCTGTCGGTCCCGGTCGCCTTCTTCACGTTTCGTCTGAACGGCGCCTATTTCGCCATCGCGACATGGGCGGTTGCCGAAATCGGCCGGCTTTCCATCGGCCAGTGGCGCGCGCTTGGCGGCGGCACGGGCACCGCGCTGCCGCGCGGGGCCGCGCGCGATATGCCCGGCGTTCAGCTCCTGCGCGATGTTCTCGACATTTCGGGTGCGGCGGCCGTCGATGTGCTGACCTACTGGCTGGCGCTGGGACTGGTCGTGGTGATGCTGGTCGCCAGCTGGCTGTTCCTGCGCTCGCGCATGGGGCTCGGCCTGCAGGCCATGCGCGACAATCCCGTCGCGGCCCGTTCCGTCGGCGTCGATGCCGTGCGCCTCAAGGCGCTGGTCTTCCTGTTGACCGCGTTTGGCACCGGACTTTGCGGCGCGCTGATCTTCATACAGACCGGACGCATTGCGCCCGACGCCGCGTTTTCCGTGATCGACTGGACGGCCTTCGTCATTTTCATTGTCGTCATTGGCGGTATCGGCACCTTGCCTGGCCCGATCGTCGGCGTGCTGGTCTTTTACGGGCTGCAAAGGCTGCTTTCCGACTACGGCACGGTCTATCTGATCGTTCTGGGCGTGATCGGCATCGCGATCATGCTGTTCGAAAAGAGGGGATTGTGGGGCGGCCTGATTCAACGGACCGGTTTCGACCTGCTGCCGCTTGAACACATCCCGCCAGGACCCGGTCCCGATAAACGCACAACAACCTGA
- a CDS encoding ABC transporter ATP-binding protein translates to MSALLDIRDLTAHYGDFQALFGIDLTLNEGETLAIIGANGAGKTTLMRAITGIARVTAGTATLNGARIDRLTAPDILRAGISMVPEGRRLFPSLTVEENLLIGAHVRKGNAFWNLSRVFELFPVLAERRGQPATALSGGQQQMVAIGRALMSNPSVLLCDELSLGLAPVVIREIYAAFPTIRESGTAIIVVEQDIGQALKIADGVHCMMEGRITLSGPPCELSRDAIHDAYFGISHA, encoded by the coding sequence ATGAGCGCGCTTCTGGACATTCGCGATCTGACCGCCCATTACGGCGACTTCCAGGCCCTGTTCGGCATTGACCTGACGCTGAATGAGGGCGAGACGCTGGCGATCATCGGGGCAAATGGCGCCGGCAAGACCACGCTGATGCGCGCCATCACCGGCATCGCCCGGGTGACGGCGGGCACGGCCACCCTGAACGGCGCACGCATCGACCGGCTCACCGCGCCCGACATTCTGCGCGCCGGCATCAGCATGGTGCCGGAGGGACGGCGACTTTTCCCCAGTCTCACCGTCGAGGAGAACCTTCTGATCGGCGCCCATGTCCGCAAGGGCAATGCCTTCTGGAACCTTTCGCGCGTTTTCGAACTCTTCCCGGTCCTGGCTGAGCGCCGCGGCCAGCCCGCCACCGCATTATCCGGCGGTCAGCAGCAAATGGTCGCGATCGGACGGGCGCTGATGTCGAACCCGTCCGTGCTCCTGTGCGACGAACTCAGCCTGGGCCTTGCGCCCGTCGTCATCCGCGAGATCTACGCCGCCTTCCCGACGATCCGCGAGAGCGGAACCGCGATCATCGTGGTCGAGCAGGACATCGGCCAGGCGCTAAAGATCGCCGATGGCGTCCATTGCATGATGGAAGGCCGCATCACGCTGTCGGGCCCCCCTTGCGAACTCTCGCGCGATGCCATCCACGACGCCTATTTCGGGATCAGTCACGCATGA
- a CDS encoding ABC transporter ATP-binding protein codes for MAILSVKGMSKSFGALKVADDVSFALAEGEALGIIGPNGAGKSTLFNLITGNLRPDGGQVMLGDRDVTRESPMQRCISGIGRSFQIPQPFDHLSVYENLLVAARFGGAVGASEAPGLCMSILARTGLEQLALHKAGALPLLSRKRLELARALATRPRVILLDEIAGGLTDGECAELVTTIRAIHAEGTAILWIEHVLHALNAVVSRLMVLNFGRMLMIGDPEEVMAAPEVREVYLGIEA; via the coding sequence ATGGCAATCCTTTCCGTAAAGGGAATGTCCAAAAGCTTCGGCGCGCTGAAGGTCGCCGACGACGTCAGTTTCGCGCTTGCCGAAGGCGAGGCGCTGGGCATCATTGGCCCGAACGGCGCGGGGAAGTCCACGCTTTTCAACCTCATCACCGGCAATCTGCGGCCGGACGGCGGGCAGGTGATGCTGGGTGACCGCGATGTCACCCGGGAGAGCCCGATGCAGCGCTGCATCAGCGGAATCGGCCGGTCGTTCCAGATCCCGCAGCCTTTCGACCATCTGTCGGTCTATGAGAACCTTCTCGTGGCCGCGCGCTTCGGCGGAGCCGTGGGCGCATCCGAGGCGCCGGGATTGTGCATGTCGATTCTGGCGCGGACTGGGCTGGAGCAACTGGCCCTCCACAAGGCCGGCGCCCTGCCGCTGCTGAGCCGCAAACGGCTGGAACTGGCGCGCGCGCTCGCCACCCGGCCGCGCGTTATCCTGCTGGACGAGATCGCCGGCGGGCTGACCGATGGGGAGTGCGCGGAACTGGTGACCACGATCCGCGCAATCCACGCCGAGGGCACCGCCATTCTCTGGATCGAGCATGTCCTGCATGCATTGAACGCGGTGGTGTCGCGGCTGATGGTCCTGAACTTCGGTCGCATGCTGATGATCGGCGATCCGGAAGAGGTGATGGCCGCGCCCGAGGTGCGCGAAGTCTATCTGGGGATCGAGGCATGA